The genomic region GAGTTTCCACCGTCCAGAATAAGATCGCCAGTCTTTAAAAATGGGATCAATTCTTCGATAATCTCATCTATGGGATCACCGGCTTTGATCATCAAAAGTATTTTCTTCGGTGACTTCAGACTAAAAACAAAATTTTTAAGATCATCAAAACCTTGCAACTGATATTTATCTGAATATTTGTCTACAAAGTTTTGAGCTATATTTTCTTCTAATTCTCCTTCACGCCTGTTATATACAGAAACCAAAAAGTTTTTTCCTGCCATATTCAAAGCAAGACTTTTACCCATAACGCCCAGGCCTATAATACCAAATTCGGGCATATTCAGTTTTTGAAGAATTTCCTTTAGCGATTCCTCTGGAGAGTTTTCAACCTTTATATGAATACCATAATCTGGCGGTTCAAGTGTATCATATTGGGATTTTAAAAGATCTGGATTGAAGAAATGCAATTTCCTTTTACTGATCCTATCTGCGATTATGCTGAAATCCTCAAATAAAAAGATCCATTCCAGGTCTTTATCAATACCACCGGCAAGCTGATTACGATATTTTTCCTTTAATGCAGAACATGCCAGAACACCTCCATTTGAGCTCTGCCATTCCGGAATTAATGAACTCATCTTTCCAAGCCATCCTTCCCTGTCCAGATCGGTCAAAGGAATGCCATTTTGCATCTTTTCTTTATTAGAAGCAGAATGAAAATTATCGGCATCATAAAATGGGACTGAAAGTTCTTCAGCCAGCATCATTCCCAGCGTAGTCTTACCAACACCAGAAACGCCCATTAAAATATATACCTTACTCAAAGTGCTGCTATTTTCTATTTTGTAAAAGGTAATCCAAAGAATACTTTCCTCCTCCGCAAATTGCTAAAAGTAAAAATCCGAACATGAAAAGCAATGGCAATTCCTGTTTTCCAAAACCATCGGGTACATGAACAATAAATGCAGCAACAGCCATGGTAATAATAATAGGGATCGCTGAAAATCTGGTGAGAAAACCAAAGATTATAAAAGCAGAGCAGATGAATTCCGCGAATACTGTCAGGGTAAAACTTACAGTTTCTCCAAGACCCAAGGGATCGGCAAATTTAATTTCATCAGGCCCAAACAAGGTCAAAAGCTTTGGGAACCCATGGGTTAACATTAATCCAGCTATTGCTATTCTAAAAATTAGTAAGCCAATATCCACATTGAGTAGGTTAAGATTTGTTTTATAAGAATTCATCAGGTTATAATTTTAATTGTTTTAAAGGTAAAAAAATATAGCAGCCTCAAACATAGTATTTTATAAAATTGTTCTTATTAAGTAAACAAGCATGCAGGAATTAGGGGTAATTATAATTTGAATACAATGGTATTGAACTGACATTTTTTAAATTTTTCATTGATTAAAATATGGTATTATATCGATCTGATTCTGGAAGTGGAGAAATATCAACTTAAGACTGAAAAGTGAAAAATTAAGTTACATGTCTTTCCAAATCAATTTCAGGGAATTGCATTGGCCGCAGAGGTTCTGGGGGAAGTTTCCAGATGTTTTATTTTAAAGAAAACAAAAGTCTAAACGGTATAGGCAGAATTTCTGTAAATGTAATTGATGAGAATGAAAATATTGCAGCAGAATTTCTAACTGGAGGAAATGGATATTTTACCTATCTCAGTTTTAAACGAGGCCATTACATCGGAAAAATAGACCAGAACCAATTTGAAACTCTCAATTTTAAAGGTTCAGTTGAAAAGTAATTTACTATAGAAATAAACAAATTAGGAGGCATCGCAGATGACCTGGATTTTCGTTTGCAAAAGGGTTAGTAGTCTATTTTTAGGATCTTGAGTTTTCTAATTTCATTCCCAAGTTTAAAATCTACCTCCTCACCTACTTTTTTACCGGTAACAGCTTTAGCGATAGGTGCTACAAAAGCGATCTTTTTCTTTTTGATATCAGCTTCATCTACTCCTACTATTTGGAATTCCTGTAACTGTCCCGAAGTTTCGTTTTTCAGTTCTACATGAGCCCCGAACCTGATCTCATCTTCAGGTTGATCTTTTGGATCCAGCATTCTGGCAGTATTCAGCCTTTCTGATAGTAGATTTATTTTACCATCAATTAAACTCTGTGCCCGTCTCTTTTCGGTATCATTTTCGGCATCAACATGAGCTCTTGCGAATTCAAGATCCTTCAGTTCATTTTTCAGTTCTTCTAATCCCTTTGGAGTTACATAGTTTGTTTCTCCCTCTGGAATAGCAGCTCTCGGCGGAACCAATACCGGTTCTTCCTGGTCTTCTTCTTTTACAAATCCTCGGCTCATGATCAATATTTATATTTCAAGCTATGAAATTAAAGTTGAATCTGGCAATTCTTAAACTTATAAGAATCATAAATATTTCTGAAAGAATAATCTGAAGAAGAACTAAGGACTAATTTTATAATAAGCCTTTCATTATGAGCCAGGAGATCATCATACTATTTAGCATAATCATTATCGTGATTTTTCTATTCGCCTTGGAGGTCTTCCCGGTAGATAAGATCGCGTTCTTTATTATGGTAAGTCTTCTGCTTGCGGGATTTATTTCTCCCGAGGAAGCAATTTCCGGGTTTTCAAGTCCTGCGACTATAACCGTTCTGGCCTTAATGATCATAGCCATTGGGCTGGAAAATAACGGGGTTATAGACTGGCTTGCTAATGGTATGAAAAAATTAAAAGGATTACCTCTACTTCTCATGGTACCGGTTTTTATGTTCATCGCCGGTAGTATTTCAGCGTTTATAAATACTACCGCCGTGGTTCTCGTTTTTGTGAAGATCATAGATGAACTGAGTGATAAGTACGATATTCCCGAATCTAAATTATTACTACCAATTTCTTTCGCGGGAATCATTGGCGGAAGTTGCACCTTAATGGGTACTTCAACAAACCTTATTGTTAATGCGGTGGCTATTGAACGAGGGGTGGAACGGTTTAGTTTTTTTGAATTTACCTGGCTTGGGGTGATTTTCTTGGTGATTACCATTGTCACTGTGAGTATTCTTATTGGCTTTCTACCGCGGAAAAGGAAAAGTGATATTTCAACCGATTATGACCTCGATGAATTCATTACCAAGGGAATCATAAATAAGAACTCGAGACTCATAGGAAAAAACATCAATGAAATTTTTGGATCAGAAGCTGAAGATATTGAAGTGATCAGGCTGAAACGAAAAGGAATTGTGAACGATCACCCTGGGAAATATACTACCATGAAAGAAGGAGATCAACTCTTGTTAAGGTGTAGTATAGAACAACTTATAAAACTAAAGGATTCTGGAGACATCGTTATTATAAAGAACTCTGATAAAAAAAGTGATGAACTTTTTGAAGGTAATCCTGATATCCTGGAAGATGATATCCAACTGGTTGAAATTTTAATGCTTCCAAATTCCCCGCTCATCGGTAAAAGTATTAAAACTGTTGGCTGGTATGATCTTCATGGTGCCTCTCCATTGGCAATAAGAAAAAGGCGGAACCTTAGAAATCCAGGGAGAAGAATCTTCGACAAACAATCTGATGACATAGAATTAAGAGTTGGTGATCGCTTACTTGTGGAAGTAACAAATTCAGATCTTCTGGAATTACAGAAAATGGATGATATCACCATTTTAAAACAGCATCATGATATTAACATTACTACTAGATACAAAAGGAACATTTCCCTTGGCATTCTTCTTTTGGTCATTGGATTATCAGCCTTTTCTATTTTCCCTATTTTAAAAAGCGCCTTGATAGGCTGTTTTCTTATGATCTTTTTAAAATGCATAGATCTTGGTAAGATATATTCCCAGGTAAACTGGCAGATCATATTCCTTCTGGCAGGAATGATTCCATTGGGGGTTGCCATGGCTAATACCGGGGCCGATCAATGGATCTCTGAAAACCTTTTAAAATTGTTCGATAATAAAAGTAATTTTATGGTGATAGGTTTACTGTTTCTGGTAACCATGTTTTTAAGCGGATTCATCTCCAATAATGCAACCGCCATTATCATTGCTCCAATAGCTATTACCATTGCCGCAAGTTTGAATCAGGATCCTAAACCTTTTATCCTGGCGGTACTCTTTGCTTCTAATTTTAGTTTTTTCACTCCTGTAGGTTATCAAACCAATACTATTATCTACGGAATGGGAATTTACAGGTTCAGACACTTTTTCCTGATTGGCGGAATTCTTTCAATCGTTCTCTGGATAACCGCCAGTTTTCTGCTTTCGGGCCAGTTATAAAATGTTATTTTTGAAAAAAATCCAATGCCAAGACTTCTAATTATTGGTTACGTGTGGCCTGAGCCCAAATCTTCAGCGGCCGGCGCCAGAATGATGCAATTAATAGAGTTTTTCAAAAAAGAAAATT from Gramella sp. MT6 harbors:
- a CDS encoding DoxX family protein, with the translated sequence MNSYKTNLNLLNVDIGLLIFRIAIAGLMLTHGFPKLLTLFGPDEIKFADPLGLGETVSFTLTVFAEFICSAFIIFGFLTRFSAIPIIITMAVAAFIVHVPDGFGKQELPLLFMFGFLLLAICGGGKYSLDYLLQNRK
- a CDS encoding GreA/GreB family elongation factor — encoded protein: MSRGFVKEEDQEEPVLVPPRAAIPEGETNYVTPKGLEELKNELKDLEFARAHVDAENDTEKRRAQSLIDGKINLLSERLNTARMLDPKDQPEDEIRFGAHVELKNETSGQLQEFQIVGVDEADIKKKKIAFVAPIAKAVTGKKVGEEVDFKLGNEIRKLKILKIDY
- a CDS encoding SLC13 family permease; amino-acid sequence: MSQEIIILFSIIIIVIFLFALEVFPVDKIAFFIMVSLLLAGFISPEEAISGFSSPATITVLALMIIAIGLENNGVIDWLANGMKKLKGLPLLLMVPVFMFIAGSISAFINTTAVVLVFVKIIDELSDKYDIPESKLLLPISFAGIIGGSCTLMGTSTNLIVNAVAIERGVERFSFFEFTWLGVIFLVITIVTVSILIGFLPRKRKSDISTDYDLDEFITKGIINKNSRLIGKNINEIFGSEAEDIEVIRLKRKGIVNDHPGKYTTMKEGDQLLLRCSIEQLIKLKDSGDIVIIKNSDKKSDELFEGNPDILEDDIQLVEILMLPNSPLIGKSIKTVGWYDLHGASPLAIRKRRNLRNPGRRIFDKQSDDIELRVGDRLLVEVTNSDLLELQKMDDITILKQHHDINITTRYKRNISLGILLLVIGLSAFSIFPILKSALIGCFLMIFLKCIDLGKIYSQVNWQIIFLLAGMIPLGVAMANTGADQWISENLLKLFDNKSNFMVIGLLFLVTMFLSGFISNNATAIIIAPIAITIAASLNQDPKPFILAVLFASNFSFFTPVGYQTNTIIYGMGIYRFRHFFLIGGILSIVLWITASFLLSGQL